Below is a genomic region from Prolixibacteraceae bacterium.
TACCATCTGCGAAATATCCTGATAAGTTTCCTGCTGGATTGGCTGCATTGGACTGGGAGAAGCTTACTGATGCCTCTGCTTTAAATTTATCTGATATTTGATGATCTCCTTTCAATAAGAAAGAGTAACGGTCGAAATTATTATTCTTATAGGTTCCTTTTCTGTAGTTATATGAGTTGGATAAGTAGAAATGTGTTTTGTCGTTACCACCTTGAATGGTAACATTGGTATTTGAATTCATACCAACTTCATAAGCATCTTCAATATTGTTTTCATAAGCTTTATACTTTGTAAGCTTTCCATCATACCCTATAACATCTTGTCCATCATATTTGGGTCCAAATCCAAGTCCTGATAGATTAGGTAAAGAGGGATATGTTTTACCATCTAAAGTGTTTGTTTGGAATTGATGTTGGTTGTCAAATTTATAGTACGAGCCATCTGCTTTTTTATCACCGTATCCTACATACCCTGAGATTGTTCCGTTGCCATACTCATTTTGTAGGGTTGGTGCATCATAAACATAATCAATACCCGTAGTTTGTGAGATGGTAACCCCTAAGCCTCTACTATTACCACCTGATTTTGTGGTAATAATCACCGCTCCATTAATTCCTCGTGAACCATAAAGAGCTGTGGCTGCAGAACCTTTTAGAATAGATACCGATTCGAAGTCATCTGAGTTGAGGTTTTTTAATTCATTACCAAAGTCATTACTATCTGTGGCCCACTCGGATCCTCCAGAAGTGTTATTGTCTAAGATAACTCCGTCAACAACAAAGATCGGTTGGTTGTTCGATCCTAAAGTGGAAACTCCACGGATCTGGATTTTGGTGGCACCAAATGCTCCACCATCACTACCGCTAACACTTACACCTGCGGATTTACCTTGAAGGGCTGCAACTGGACTAACTGTGTTAGATTGAGCTACTTCTTCTCCCTTTACTTCCGTCATGGCGTAACCAAGTTTTTTCGCCTCTCTTTTAATACCCAGGGCGGTAACGACAACTTCGTCAATATTCTTAGTGTCACTTTTTAACTTGACGTCAATAACACTTTGTCCCGTGTAAGCTACGACTACATCTTCATACCCCAAATAAGAAAATCGAAGTTCTTTGATATCACTTCTTAACTTAAGGGAGAAGACTCCATCGAAATCTGTTATGGTTCCGATTTCTGTTCCTACAATATGTACTGTAGCACCAATAATTCGTTCACCTGTTACGTTATCGGTAACTGTACCTCTAATAGTATTGACATTTTGTTGTTGAACGATAGTATTTGATTCTTTGGCATTGTCTGCAAAAACAATTTGTGGCGATAGTAATGATGCAGTAAGCATTATTGTTCCTATGACTTTAATTGTTCTTTGCGATCTGAAGATATTCAACTCTCGCATGTTTTTAGTTTTTAGTTATTAGTTGGATCGTTATACAACGGTTTAATTATCCGTTTTTAACTTTTCAATGCTAAATTTATCAAAGAAATTATGAGAGCTGCAAATATCTATTTGTTCAACATGTGTAAGTGTAATCTTCAGATTAATAGATCTTTATATTTTAATGTAGTGTTGTTGTTAATATTAAAAATGTATTAAATTCTATTACATATTTATATACATACATATCTAATTGATTGTAATACACCCTTATAAAAATACATGGAGAATCATATTAAGATGTTGTGTAACAGCTATTATTTATTACGATTATTAAATATTTGTGAAGTAAATGTATTTAATCGTAAGAAAACGGGTGAATGGTGGCAGATGTTAAGAGAAATAGTGTTGTTTTTGTACATCATGTTGAAAGTACTAAAAAGTGGTTTTATGAATTGGTACATTTCCGAATAAATACAACTGATCTTAAGTTAATGATGGTGACCGATTTTTTAGGTTTTAAAGAATATTTATTGTCAAATAATGTATAAAGTTATTGTTGAAAAAATAGATCATCATAGAATTTAGGTTTAATTCGTTCCCAATAGATAAGCGAAAAGTAATAATATTTAGTTTAGATGATTGTAGCAATTTGATGATCCTTGATCCCATATATTATTGATCTAATCCTAGGCATTTTTATAAATATTGTGACCTGTGTAGATGGTCATGATGAAAATTGTTGTGATCAAAATTGCATGAGTCAGAAATAATATCTAACATTGTCGAATAAGTATTCGATAATGGTAAGACAAGATTATATTGCGTATTAATGAAACTGCAATTTTACAATGTTGTTAAAAGTATGAGAATGCAGTTCTTTCGTACCTGACTATTAAATCCTTAAAAATGACTATCGGTTTCATCTTTACAGTAATCGTATTTAGATCTGATTCGGTGATTTAGAATTCCGAAATGGTTTTAATGTCCATTGCATTTTGAAATGAGTTATGAATTCTTGTAAGGATATTTTGTTTATATAAGACAATAAATTGAAGTGTAACTTCTCTCAACAGTGATGTTTCTTAACGAAGTATTCGCAATATTGAACGTGAGGAGATAGTTTATTTAAAGATGTTGTTGGTGTAATAACAGCATGGTAATTAGTGGTCATTTTTTTTTGTATTAGTACCGAATATTTATTCGATAAAGGAAGCAGTTAATTTAATATATCTATCTATGAAAAGTAGAGAAATTACAACAAATAAAGCACGAAGACTATTCAATTGTATTTGGAGACAGAAGTCTAAGACACCTGTATGTCCAATGGAACCAACGATGAATGGAATGATTATTGCAATCACGGGTGGAAATCGTGGTATCGGGCTTGAGACAACAAAAGGTCTAATCGCAAGAGGTGCTGAAGTAATCATATTAGCTAGAAGTGGAAAAACTGTAGCGTCATTTGTACAAGAGTCAAAGGGGAGAGCTCATTTTGTAAGTTTAGATTTAGCGGACATCTCTTCTGTAGAAAAGACTATCGAAGATCTGAAACTAATATTGAATGGCCGTAAAATAGATAAGTTAATAAACAATGCAGGTATAGCTCTAAATGAGCCTCATCGGTTATCGCCACAAGGTTATGAATTGACATTCGCAGTGAATGTTTTAGGTCATCATGCTCTGTTTGTACAGTGTGATACTGCATCATTGTTATCACCTAAAGTACAGATTATTGCTGTGACTGGAGATTTATATATACAAGCCGAAGCATGTACTCCTGATTATACATATAAAGGAAATAGTGGTAATGCAGCTTATGCACGAAGTAAGCTAGGTGTGATGTGGTGGGCATATGAGTGTAGTCGATTGTTTCCAAATTATCAAGTAAATATTGTTCACCCAGGCGCAGTATTGACTGGATTAGGTGGAGGTGCAGGACCTATTGCAAGAAGTATCCTAAAATCGATTACACTTACTCCGAAAGAGGGAGCTCAAATGTCATTGATATGTGCAACACAACCTGAAATTGAGAGCGGTGCTTACTATCACAACACAGTAGGGCAGGCAGTCCTGTCAAAAGATGATATTGCCTTAGATCGTAAAAAATCAAGAGATTTTTGGAATATGTTAGATCAGATTTACAAGACGATTTATGCATAGAATAATACCAATTGTCCCAGAAAGGTTTGTGTTAATGGGAGATGATGGTAATCCATTATTGAAAGAATATACATACAGCAATTCAATTTAAGGGAAGATTAAAATAAAGAGTACATCTATATGAGTGTTAAGAAGATATCAGATTTTGAATTTATTAGTTTAATGGCCTCTTTGATGGCCATCGCATCCTTGTCATTAGATGCGATATTACCTGCGTTAAATAATATAGGTCTCTCTATTGGGATTACAGACCCCAAGGATAACCAATTATTAATCACCACAATCTTCCTTGGTATGGGAGTTGGACAGTTGATATCAGGAGCATTATCAGATAGCTTAGGACGTAAACCGGTGGTATATATTGGATACATTATTTTTGCCATCGCAAGTGTCGTTTGTGTGTGTGCCGTAAACCTAGAAATGATGGTTGCAGGACGTCTACTTCAGGGGGTTGGTCTATCTGCTCCCAGAAGTGTCACGATGTCAATTGTCAGAGATAAATATGAAGGTAATTACATGGCGAGAATAATGTCATTTGTTTCTGTTATTTTCATTCTTGTTCCTATCGTAGCTCCATTTTTTGGTAAGTTAATGTTAGATGCATTTGGATGGCAGTCAATTTTCTATAGTCAGATCATATTTGGTTTCTGTGTAATGGTTTGGTTATGGCGACGACAAGAAGAGACATTGACCGATGAAAATAAGAAGAAAGTGACACTCTCTCTCTTTACCGATGGTGTGAGAGAGTTCTTTAAACACAGAGAGGCAGTGATATATACTATTGTGATAGGAATAGTGACGGCCCCATTTCTATCTTACATCAGTTCGAGTCAACAGATATTTCAAGAGCAATACAACCTGGTAGAGGAGTACACATATATATTCTCTGGATTGGCTATCGTAATCGGTGTCGCAACCTATTTGAATGGGATATTAGTTCTTCGATTAGGAATGTTAAGGCTTGTGATGCTCTCTTTAGTCTTGCTTTCTATGACCTCATTGGTTTATGTCATCTGTTATAGTGGTGTAGGAAACCCACCAATTATGGTATTGGTTGCTTTTCTAAGTCTTATTCTCTTTTCAACGGGTTTTATTGTTGGAAATATTAATGCTTTAGCAATGCAACCAATTGGGCATATTGCAGGAATTGGAGCTGCGATAGTCGGATTCATTTCTACTATTATTACTATTCTATTAACTACAATTATAGGACAGTATATCAACATGACAGCACTACCTATTTTTATCGGCTTTACCATCTGCGGTTCTGTTACGCTATTTGTCGTGTTGGTCATGAACCGATCAAAGAATGTAATTGTTACAAATTCATAAAGAAATCATTAAGCAATAGGAGATAAGAATATGATACCAAAAAGTTATAATAAAAATGGAATTGAACTTTCCCGTCTAGGGCTTGGCTGTATGAGATTGTCAATGACCATGACTGGTGCTTCTGTAGATAAGAATGAGTCCATAAAAACAATCCATCGAGCTTTAGATCTGGGAATAAACTTGTTGAATACAGGTGATTTTTATGCCGATGGTGAAAATGAAAAGCTTATTGCGGAATCACTAAAGGGAGTGGATCGTGATAAAGCATTTATTTCGTTAAAATATGGTACCTTCTCAAACATGATGACTGGTGGACCTATTGATGTAGGCCCAAAGAATGTGAAAAAATATCTTACGGATTCACTTCGACGACTGAATGTCGATTATGTCGATCTATATCAACCTGCACGTATTGACGTAGGAATTCCTTTGGAAGAAACTATTGGGGCTATTTCCGATCTTGTAGATGCTGGTTATGTGAAACATATTGGTCTATCAGAAGTGGATGCTGCCACTTTACGTAAAGCGCATGAGGTTCATCCAATAAGCCTAGTTGAGTCTGTGTATTCAATTATTGACAACACTGTGGAGGCAGAGGTGCTACCTACAGCAAGAGAGTTGGGAATTGGTGTTGTCGCTTTTGGTTTGATGGGATTAGGGAAACTTTCGAAACAAGAGAATGACCCGCTGATGCATACAATGAAAGAGATCATTAATGAAAAAGAGATAACGCTATCTCAACTTGCACACGCTTGGATATTGTCTAAGGGCGAGGATATTATACCACTTGTTGGGGCACGTAATATATCACAACTCGACGACTCAGTGAAATCTGTCGCAGTTGATTTGAAGAAAGACGATATCCTTCGTCTAGAGGATGCAATAGCCAAAAGTCAATTGGTTGGTCCTAGTATGCCAAAACTTGTCATACGAAATGGTATTCTTGAAAGGTAGTAAAGCGCCCTATATAATCATAAGTAATATCAAATGATGTCGAAATCGGTTACTATCTCAAGATAGTGATCGATTTCTTTTTAAGAGACAATCACATCTTCTCACGCCTCTATCTTATCTGACACCGATCTAATAATGCAATAATATATAACCTATGGTAAGAATATTCTGTTTCTATATGATAAAATATGGAAGTATAGCTTCTCGCTAGGTGGAGGCTTATTAATGATCTATAAGCATTATAGAATATGAAGAGATCGTCAATTTAAATATATAGTTAGCGTAAAATAGATCAATAACAAAGGCTACCTTAATAAGGTAGCCTTTGTGTCTATTATTGTATCTATAGTGGATGATCTGGATTAAATTCCAAGATCTTTCATCACCTCTTCAATCTTCTTCATGGCTTTCGCATCTGCTGAATGATACTCGTCACGAGAATTAATCTTATCTGTACACTCGAAGTAGAACTTAATTTTAGGCTCTGTTCCTGATGGACGTACAGATACCTTTGTTCCATTCTCAGTAAAGAATTGTAGTACGTTAGAGGTACTCTTGTAGTTCATCTTTTTCACCTCACCAGTAACAAGATCTTTGTCTTCTAGCGTAGAGTAATCTTTAACACGAACTAATTTTGATCCACCAAGTGTTGCTGGAGGTGTCTCTCTGAAGTTCTTCATCATCGCTTGAATCTCTTCTGCTCCAGTTTTACCTTGACGAACGATATACTTCATGAACTCTTTCGAGAAGCCGTACTCTAGATAAATATCTTGTAGTAGTTCGAATAGTGACTTACCTTTATCTTTTGCCCAAGCAGCAATCTCTGCCATCAAAGCACATGCTGTTACTGCATCCTTATCACGAACAAAGTCTGAAGGAAGGAATCCGAAACTCTCTTCTCCACCACCGATATAGCGTTTTGTTGCTTCGTTATCACGGATAACATCAGCAATAAATTTAAACCCAGTATAACTATCGAAATACTCTACGTTGTTGGCTTCAGCAATCTTTGCGATAAGCTCACTGGTAACGATTGTTTTAACCACATACTCTTTTCCTGTGATCTTACCTAACTCTCTATTTCTAGCGATAAGGTAATAAGTGAAAAGAATGCAAGTTTGGTTACCATTAACAATAATGAATTTACCTGAATCGTCACGAACACAAACTCCAATACGATCTGAATCTGGGTCTGTCGCCATAACTAATTCTGCACCTGTCTCTTCTGCTTTTGCAATGGCCATTTTCATCGCGGCAGCCTCTTCAGGATTCGGAGAAACTACTGTAGGGAAATCACCACTTACTACATCTTGTTCTGGAACATTGATAATATTGGTAAAACCAAATTTTCTCAATGCAGCTGGAACCATCTTATATCCTGTTCCATGGATAGGAGTGTAGACAATTTTCATGTCTTTATGACGCTCAATAGATTGAGGTGACATCGAGATTTGGTGTGACGCTTCTAAGAACTTCTCATCCATCTCTTGTCCCATCACATGGATAAGGTCTTTATTTGGCTCAAATTTAATATCTTCCACTTTTACTTGACCTACTTCATCAATGATGTTTTTGTCATGTGGAGCTACAATCTGTGAACCATCATTCCAGTATGCTTTATACCCGTTATACTCTTTAGGGTTGTGTGATGCAGTAATGATAATACCACTCTTACAACCTAGCTCACGAATTGCATAAGACATCTCAGGTGTAGGACGTAGAGATTCGAAGATATATACTTCAATACCATTGGCTGAGAAAATACCAGCTGCTGTATTGGAGAAATACTCACTATTATTACGACAGTCGTATCCGATAGCTACTTTGATATCTTTTTCGCCTGGATAAGTCTTCTTTAGATAATTTGATAATCCTTGGGTCGCAGCACCTACAGTGTAACGGTTCATTCTGTTTGAACCAGGCCCCATAATGCCACGAAGACCTCCTGTACCGAATTCTAGATCTTTATAGAAAGATTCGATCAATTCTGTATTGTCCTCATTGTCCATCATTTTCATGATAGCATCTTTTGTTTCTTGGTCGTAAGGTCCTTCAAGCCATTGGTTTGCTTTCGCTTCAACCATAGATAAAATGTCCATATTACTCATTTTTGTGTTAGTTCCTTATATTTAGATTAAATCGCTCTATACAATTTAAGAGACTACGTCTCCATTCTGGAATTGTGATCCCAAAAGTAAATTTAATTTTTGTCTTATCTAATACTGCAAAATTTGGTCGTTGTGCAGGACGCACAAACTGCTCTGTAGAAACAGGGTGTATCGTGCAAGTTAGACCAATGTTTTGAAAAATTTCATGAGCAAAATCATACCATGTTGTTTCTCCTTCATTACTGAAGTGAAAAACCCCATATCTCTGACCCTCCGTAATGTTAGTTTTTGTTGATATAGAGTGGATTGCCTGTGCTAGATCTCTCGCATAAGTCGGAGTGCCAAATTGGTCGTTTACTACAGATATTTCATCTCGTTCTCTTCCCATTCGAATCATCGTGGTGAAGAAATTAGCATGAGATTCATCGTATAACCATGATGTACGAATAATGATACTTTTTGTATGATTTTTTAACAGCGCTACCTCTCCATCACACTTCGTTTTTCCATATATAGAGACCGGACTGGTAGGGTCTTCCTCTCTGTATGGCGTGTCGTTTTTACCATTAAAAACATAGTCCGTGGAGATATGAATTACCTCTACGTCATATTTCGAAGCGACTTTCGCAATATAATTCAATGCCAAATGGTTGACCTTATCTGCACAAGCTGTCTCTGTCTCGGCTAAATCAACAGCCGTATAAGCTGCAGTATTAATTAAGATGTCAATTTGGTACTGTTTTACTGCGCGTTCAATAGAGTCGATATCAGTGATATCACAGGCAGATCTATTTAAACAGTATATATTTTCATCTCCTTCAAGGGTAAACACCTCTTTCAGATGGCTCGCAAGCATGCCATCACCCCCTGTAATCAATATGTTTTTCTTTGTCATTATCTGCTTTTGAAATATGCGATTGTTTTCGACAATCCTTTGTCTAGTGCAATTGTAGGTTCCCAATTTCCAAGATGTTTTTTTGCCAAAGCAATGTCTGGCTGACGCTGGGTGGGATCATCTTCAGGTTTCGGAAGAAATGTAATCTTAGATTGAGTGCCTGTTTGTGCGATAACCTTCTCCGCTAGTTCTAACATCGAAAATTCTGCAGGATTCCCGATATTGATCGGGCCTTGAACTGAGTTGTCACTATTCATCATACGAACCATTGCTTCGATCAAGTCGTCGACATACTGGAAACTACGAGTCTGTTTACCATCCCCATAAATAGTAATGTCTTCCCCTTGCAATGCTTGACAGATGAAATTTGAGATCACACGCCCATCGTTAGGCTGCATCTTTGGACCATATGTATTAAAAATACGAATGATTTTTATATCAACACCGTTCTGTTGGTGGTAGTTAACAAAGAGAGACTCCGCACACCT
It encodes:
- a CDS encoding aldo/keto reductase yields the protein MIPKSYNKNGIELSRLGLGCMRLSMTMTGASVDKNESIKTIHRALDLGINLLNTGDFYADGENEKLIAESLKGVDRDKAFISLKYGTFSNMMTGGPIDVGPKNVKKYLTDSLRRLNVDYVDLYQPARIDVGIPLEETIGAISDLVDAGYVKHIGLSEVDAATLRKAHEVHPISLVESVYSIIDNTVEAEVLPTARELGIGVVAFGLMGLGKLSKQENDPLMHTMKEIINEKEITLSQLAHAWILSKGEDIIPLVGARNISQLDDSVKSVAVDLKKDDILRLEDAIAKSQLVGPSMPKLVIRNGILER
- a CDS encoding phospho-sugar mutase, translated to MSNMDILSMVEAKANQWLEGPYDQETKDAIMKMMDNEDNTELIESFYKDLEFGTGGLRGIMGPGSNRMNRYTVGAATQGLSNYLKKTYPGEKDIKVAIGYDCRNNSEYFSNTAAGIFSANGIEVYIFESLRPTPEMSYAIRELGCKSGIIITASHNPKEYNGYKAYWNDGSQIVAPHDKNIIDEVGQVKVEDIKFEPNKDLIHVMGQEMDEKFLEASHQISMSPQSIERHKDMKIVYTPIHGTGYKMVPAALRKFGFTNIINVPEQDVVSGDFPTVVSPNPEEAAAMKMAIAKAEETGAELVMATDPDSDRIGVCVRDDSGKFIIVNGNQTCILFTYYLIARNRELGKITGKEYVVKTIVTSELIAKIAEANNVEYFDSYTGFKFIADVIRDNEATKRYIGGGEESFGFLPSDFVRDKDAVTACALMAEIAAWAKDKGKSLFELLQDIYLEYGFSKEFMKYIVRQGKTGAEEIQAMMKNFRETPPATLGGSKLVRVKDYSTLEDKDLVTGEVKKMNYKSTSNVLQFFTENGTKVSVRPSGTEPKIKFYFECTDKINSRDEYHSADAKAMKKIEEVMKDLGI
- the rfbD gene encoding dTDP-4-dehydrorhamnose reductase yields the protein MTKKNILITGGDGMLASHLKEVFTLEGDENIYCLNRSACDITDIDSIERAVKQYQIDILINTAAYTAVDLAETETACADKVNHLALNYIAKVASKYDVEVIHISTDYVFNGKNDTPYREEDPTSPVSIYGKTKCDGEVALLKNHTKSIIIRTSWLYDESHANFFTTMIRMGRERDEISVVNDQFGTPTYARDLAQAIHSISTKTNITEGQRYGVFHFSNEGETTWYDFAHEIFQNIGLTCTIHPVSTEQFVRPAQRPNFAVLDKTKIKFTFGITIPEWRRSLLNCIERFNLNIRN
- a CDS encoding multidrug effflux MFS transporter, translating into MSVKKISDFEFISLMASLMAIASLSLDAILPALNNIGLSIGITDPKDNQLLITTIFLGMGVGQLISGALSDSLGRKPVVYIGYIIFAIASVVCVCAVNLEMMVAGRLLQGVGLSAPRSVTMSIVRDKYEGNYMARIMSFVSVIFILVPIVAPFFGKLMLDAFGWQSIFYSQIIFGFCVMVWLWRRQEETLTDENKKKVTLSLFTDGVREFFKHREAVIYTIVIGIVTAPFLSYISSSQQIFQEQYNLVEEYTYIFSGLAIVIGVATYLNGILVLRLGMLRLVMLSLVLLSMTSLVYVICYSGVGNPPIMVLVAFLSLILFSTGFIVGNINALAMQPIGHIAGIGAAIVGFISTIITILLTTIIGQYINMTALPIFIGFTICGSVTLFVVLVMNRSKNVIVTNS
- a CDS encoding SDR family oxidoreductase encodes the protein MEQQRKKILVTGGAGFIGSHLCERLLNEGNEVYCLDNFFTGNKDNIIHLLDNPYFELIRHDVTMPFFIEVDQIYNLACPASPIHYQQNPIKTIKTSVMGAINMLGLAKRNHARILQASTSEVYGDPFIHPQTEDYWGNVNPIGPRSCYDEGKRCAESLFVNYHQQNGVDIKIIRIFNTYGPKMQPNDGRVISNFICQALQGEDITIYGDGKQTRSFQYVDDLIEAMVRMMNSDNSVQGPINIGNPAEFSMLELAEKVIAQTGTQSKITFLPKPEDDPTQRQPDIALAKKHLGNWEPTIALDKGLSKTIAYFKSR
- a CDS encoding SDR family NAD(P)-dependent oxidoreductase, which gives rise to MKSREITTNKARRLFNCIWRQKSKTPVCPMEPTMNGMIIAITGGNRGIGLETTKGLIARGAEVIILARSGKTVASFVQESKGRAHFVSLDLADISSVEKTIEDLKLILNGRKIDKLINNAGIALNEPHRLSPQGYELTFAVNVLGHHALFVQCDTASLLSPKVQIIAVTGDLYIQAEACTPDYTYKGNSGNAAYARSKLGVMWWAYECSRLFPNYQVNIVHPGAVLTGLGGGAGPIARSILKSITLTPKEGAQMSLICATQPEIESGAYYHNTVGQAVLSKDDIALDRKKSRDFWNMLDQIYKTIYA